The nucleotide window gtatataataattttgtaaagaaaaactgtaaaacattaggttttaaataaatatatgggggatttcatgtcaagtgaacccacttttgaaatcgatgtcttccgatcggtatgaaatttgcaccaaggttagttctattggatagtaaaaattttttaacaagatcggtggagaactctctgagttgaCATTTTGGGTTGCTTGGCATTTTGGGCAAgaaggtgttttttctcatccatgttacttactacctattgttcttagaaaaatgtgtcTCAAATAGTTGAGATAGCTATCCTTAAAAACCTATTTGgtagcttagtgggatgcaagttggatatcaaaataaatgttttgtaactcaaaacataaaatttttgactttttatgcgaaatcaaaaactttgttgaccttttttttttcaaaatggaccctttttaatgtttttttttttgctcaaaagaaagtttagatatttaccttgaagacctttttggtcgcttagtgggatgcaagtAGGCTTGCCAGATCGAAAAGCTTGACATTCAGAAGAAAAATCTTGATTTTTCttgataatttaaaattcagttaaattaagaaaagaaaattatatttatttcatttgatttaattaaaacagTGTTTGAGGATATATAAagggtatttaaaataaaacagttaaaaataCTACGTTAATatgtaactaattttttattaacaaaaacaaacaataaaattatatttaattcagACTTTTCATTACTGAACTAATATTAACAGAAACTAAAATACATTgcataacatttaaattaaagcaCAGTTCACTTTTAAATCTCTTTATTTTGCCACGTGTATTTGGTATTCTTAGTAACAAATTTAATCTAACTCGTAGCATCTGATGTAAATAAATACTgctgaaaatttctaaaattttcatcacaattttgtataaggaatttatactttttgaaaagctaactctacgtaaaatatttgcattttcaatagaaaaatatttttaattgtcaaaagttatatatatttttcaaaaataaacgaaattcCCCTATGTTTTTGAGGTGGCAAattattttggttgaaaaatttctaaaattcctttttagcttcacaaatgaaattttttcttgattcttGACAATCAAGCCAAAATAAGCCCGTTAGGCAACCCTAGATGCAAGTGGGATATCTATGAAGGCGTATTTaaccaggtggcagcgtaacgccagctgactgttttttgctctactcaaggcgaatttatacaaggtggagtcagtcaaacagctgataatttttttttcgctttttggttctaacaactgtcatagcttgtttttatatttaaatatatactaTTCTAAGCTtactaacaaaatattaattgtttacataaataagtaaagccctcactattgaattatctacactatattaagtttaaatacttatttgtttaattttggttttttgacatttgttaagaccagtcgttgtttttgtagaactgacaccaccttgtatgaattcgccttggctcTACTCATGTTTACCttctgaaatgtcaaaaacttgtttacaaaattttttaaaattgttataagagtaaaaagattatatttaaaatattttaaatatataatattttttatttcattttaaaaattttgtttttgttaattttttttggacagTTTAGAAGGTAAAAATTACTGTTGTTCTTGtatgttgtaattgttgtagttacgctgccacctggttAATACATCTTGATATCTatcaaactaaatattttgtgcaAGGTTTCTTTTACAGTCTAGACGCAATgccaaaattcataattttctttgagtgatttgtaaatataaatgaatttacaaaatgcatatgtatttaaaaacatttaataacatagtgcaacacgaaaaaatataaccatatagagtaacttcgggtaatgtggactaccgttttgtttcttctaaattttggccacaatatatatggatatttaaaaagttgtgaagcaatatattagctaatatattccctaattgtttttgcagttgaaaattttttccgtcaaaggataaaaaaattatgtgaaaatattgtaaggaacccaaaaaccagcattaaaaaaattggagggtaatatggaccactatatgagggtaatgtggactagtatttaatacataaaattcatgaaccagctaatcatgaatgattaaaaaatttaatttcaatatatttttattaatacaaactaaaaagtcgcgttcttggcttagatagattgcttacaaagtacatagttattgtcgggtaatatggaccagtagtacataatcaagtaatttaagtggtccacattaaacgaacttgggttacagtggtaaaaaatatttttacctaataatctaaatgtgcttaaattcttaccaaatatatgcaaaactacgtgtccactttaactatataaaacaaccaaacattaaattctacaaagtaactgtaccaaattttgtttcctacttgagccgaaaaaaatgttgagcacgcgcattaatttcaatacaagaataaatagccaacatatcaattactcatgaaagcaaatgtgcaattgtcgtttcaaacaaattgtaaaatgtacgacaaatcagttttatcataccttcaatagtttctgaaaaaatacactggtccacattagacgcatagtccacaatacccgaagttactctaaggACACCACtacaaaccaaccaacaaaaaaagacccgtgtttttttaatttacaaaaaaaaaaaaaaattcaggttaaaaatatttttcccgattttgacccattgtaggtccaaattacaaTAGCCTCATATACATcgatgcaatggactttaaaatatctatcattagtaatatccatagtatctatattaatgacttagtaatcccgatatagatcaaaaataggccaaacatcgaggttgtcccgaattttttcttatatctcttcatttgtggaccgattttctcgattttaaatagcaaccgagccgatatattgatgtatcaatgtttgtaagttatatgggggctacggaaagttgatttcaacatacagacggatagacggacagacggacatggctatatcgacttcaatatctataacgatccagaatatatatacttgtggggtcgcaaatgaaaaatgtagaaattacaaacggaatgacaaacttatatgtatatacccttgccactaaggctatagtaatttggacctacaatgggttaaaatcgggaaaaatagttttcaatccgaaattttttttaccataacatttttttaccataaaatttttttgtcataattttatttttcgctaataaatttaaaaaaaaattcaaataaattttagaaaccattttttttttttgtcttttatcatgttgtagtgtccgtatatggttatatttccatgacttaaaaaattacacactgtGTAATCATGATTTGtcaactacttttttacataaattaaaggGATATACAagcttatttttcaatattaaaaacaaacaatgaacaaagatatttcaatttcaaccaaaattaaagtattaaacaaacaaattattattcgagtttttttttatctacaaAGTATAGGGTCGGCCATTGTATGACAagataatttatttcaatatattttcaataaaatttgcaacaaattgaatagtgtttataaaaacgtCCAGGTGTTAACAtctaaaatagaaaatatcaaaaaaaaaaaaaaattaaggacATATTATGGAACGTTGGCAAAATAAAGTGGCTGTTGTAACAGGAGCCAGTTCAGGCATTGGTTCGGCCATTGTTAAGGATCTCATTATTAATGGTTTACAAGTTGTGGGTCTGGCCAGACGTGTGGAGCGTGTCGAAGAAATTAAAAAGCAATTGCCAGTTAAACTACAATCAAAACTAACCGCTGTTAAATGTGATGTTTCCAATTTGAAATCGGTTAATGAGGCCTTCGATAAGATCATATCCCATTTTGGTGGTGTCGACATTTTAGTGAATAATGCTGGTTGCATGAAAACTGGTTATCTAAGTACGTGTAATATCGATGACGTTCAGCTAGTTTTACAAACAAATGTCATGGGTGTTGTCTATTGTACCCAACGTGCTTTCAAATCCATGAAGGAGCGCAATTTTGATGGTCATGTGGTTTTAATTAACAGTATTGGGGGACATAATGTCATATCTGTTGGAAATAAGACGAAGGACAATAATATATATGCACCTAGTAAATTTGCCATCACCGCTATAACGGAAATTTATAGGCAAGAGTTTAGGGGTTTGggtactaaaattaaaattacggtaagtttcaatatttttgtaaactatgttttatttgaagtacaatttttttatttttctacataGAGCGTAAGTCCTGGCGCAGTTGATACTGAACTTTTACCTGATAATATTAAGGAAATACTGGGTGAAACTTTACTAAAACCTCAAGATATTTCTCAAGGTATTTTGTATGCCATTTCTACACCACCGCATGTGCAAGTTCATGAACTGACTATTAAGCCAGTGGGTGAAATGTTTTAATGGGatttaaataactattaatgtgtatataataattttgtaaagaaaaactgtaaaacattagattttaaataaatatataagtcaaaattttgataactgcttacagtttttttaataaaataagccAACAGTGAAAACAGTCAAAATATCAAGCGATTCAGTGTTTCAATTCAAGAAACAAGAAATTAACCATACATGGTACTTCggacttcatggtactttttatacccttcagcatgAGAAAATAGGGTctaaaagtttgtcattccgtttgtaatttctaaattttacatacaatatacatattttggatcataatagATACACGCAGacaaaaaaacatgtttacgacaactatactctgttcttttgtaacaatatatttctctCTCTCGTACTCTTTTAATgttcttttaattaaatttcagcaatattttagttactgtaaacatttGTATGTTCATCGCAATTATCAATTTGAATATGGTTCACTGAAACATACTTATATTCCAagcaactaaataatgataactatgcaaacatatttgtgtgtttaaatAAAGCGTTTGATTCAagtttgtatgaagaatactggaaAAAGGGTTGAAACTGAATATATTTtacatagaattttattttaacgtttgtcgtttcgatTTATAAAATAAGACCTTaagacaaaataataaaaaattaaattaaaaaaaaagacatTGACATACAAACGATTTAcaaacgaataattttaaatgtcacaaattaaaaactattagcataactaaaaataaatgtcaattattttattactagttgaccgcccggcttcgcccggtagcatttactaatgttagttcttcacctgcctgttcttatttatttgcaaataaaatatctaaatttgtactgcatactttagggagctttttaattacagttgactgtactcaaaaaaaaaaaaaaatccgagttttacccggaattttttgaattttttttctttacaaaccatgtcctgaaaatttcgaatcaaataaaaaaaaatcagccaaaaaaaatcagccgttctcacgtgatgccattacatacatggaccatttcatttttatatatatagattttgaaAGTACTCAAATCTTTAGAATCTAAAggtttaaaatcataaaatatctaaagtttagatattttatgattttgttcaGCCGTTAATATATTGATTGaaattttctgagcgaagccaggttttgatacaccccagaggaggaaaactttgcgctacgccataggcccgcaatgcaaaaaatgtttggtaagcaaagaataattttacttttgtagttctttatttcattgggagttagattacataaataaattgcttcggattgggaagtatttcatttctattgggatttatttcattgggagttatttcgtttttttgggaataatatttttaaaattatgaaaccgccgattattgggagtaatttaatttttcatgttgggaattattacatttttgatgggagttatttcatttgggagctatttcacggtacctagcgaccctataattctaaaagggcatgttgagtagataatttttgtggaataaacttattgtttattttttttttacggtcggtcaa belongs to Calliphora vicina chromosome 4, idCalVici1.1, whole genome shotgun sequence and includes:
- the LOC135957837 gene encoding farnesol dehydrogenase-like, producing MERWQNKVAVVTGASSGIGSAIVKDLIINGLQVVGLARRVERVEEIKKQLPVKLQSKLTAVKCDVSNLKSVNEAFDKIISHFGGVDILVNNAGCMKTGYLSTCNIDDVQLVLQTNVMGVVYCTQRAFKSMKERNFDGHVVLINSIGGHNVISVGNKTKDNNIYAPSKFAITAITEIYRQEFRGLGTKIKITSVSPGAVDTELLPDNIKEILGETLLKPQDISQGILYAISTPPHVQVHELTIKPVGEMF